A region of uncultured Carboxylicivirga sp. DNA encodes the following proteins:
- a CDS encoding transcriptional repressor, with the protein MMSEIDKKLEEKKIKPTAMRKLVYEVMLKSKKALNLYEIEQQFDNVDRSTIFRTLKLFQDNCVAHTIDDGTGAIKYGLCGEGCTCAPDDLHVHFLCNKCGQTHCWLDMPVPQMDLPQGFTFESANFVVKGICPDCK; encoded by the coding sequence ATGATGAGTGAGATCGATAAAAAACTGGAAGAGAAGAAGATCAAACCCACTGCCATGCGTAAGCTGGTTTATGAGGTAATGCTTAAATCGAAAAAAGCTCTAAACCTTTATGAGATCGAGCAGCAATTCGACAATGTGGACCGTTCCACCATTTTCAGAACACTCAAGCTCTTTCAGGATAATTGTGTTGCACACACCATAGATGATGGTACGGGTGCTATTAAATATGGTTTGTGTGGTGAGGGGTGTACCTGTGCACCAGATGATTTGCATGTGCATTTTTTATGCAATAAATGCGGGCAGACTCATTGCTGGCTGGATATGCCTGTGCCACAAATGGATTTACCTCAGGGGTTCACATTCGAGAGTGCCAATTTTGTAGTTAAAGGCATATGTCCTGATTGCAAATAA